TTCTAGTCAGgttaaaaagctgaaaattcCATATTCCAAATTGCATTGTAGCTATAGTCATGGATGTGAATTTtcctgttgtttggttgctaagtcatgtctgattcttgatgaccccatggactgctgcacgtgctcaaactcatgtccattgagtcagtgatgctatccaaccaactcgtcctctgtcgtccccttctcctcctgccctcaatctttcctggcatcagtgagtaggcttttcacatcaggtggccaaagtgaatTAGTTCTCACTAATGAAATGTTTTTTGTATGAAATTTTAAGGGTGGGAATGAGGAGGATCTCACTTTTTAGTGTATATCATAATCAACAGGAGATCTATTAAAATATAGATTGCTGGGGCCCACCCAGTAATTCTGTCGGTGGGGAGCAGGAACCTCAAGTTTGTGTCTGTAACAACTTGCCAGGtgatgttcaatccctgggttcagttACTGTTTATTGATTTTGTGAGTATGAGGGCCACTTGTCAGGGTGGCATTGATCACAGTGGAAGCTGGAGCTTCTTGACGAGTAGATCACATCTGCTGTGAAGTCACTTTGAGGGGCATCCTCACCCTTTCTGTAGTCATTCAAAAAAACTTACCAAGTCATTTCCTCTGTTAATGCCATTTCTGCTTGAGAAAACTAGAGTTATTCCAGTTTCCCATAATAAACCACTGATATAAACAATAGAATACCAAAACTAGCTAGAAATGACAAGAAGATATCTACACTGTACAAGGTGTTTGCATTATATCAGGCTGCTGAGTCTAAGATATGTATCCTTGATATTGGCATAAAGTAAGGGGAGTGGGGAGAAACTTTGTCTCATTGCCACTGGATTTACTGGGTGAGGTTGGCGGTAGATCTCTGAGTTAATTAAGCAGGACAAGAGGGCTTGCAGCAATGGATAATCTGGGTGACCAACCATCTTGGTTTGTGTGGgaccaagggattttccagggtGTGGGCTTCCAGTGCTAAAAGTGGTGAAGTGCCAGGCAAACCAGAGTGTCACTCTAGTGTAATCTTCCCTTAGTTCTACCAAAGAAGCTGTCTACAAATAGGAAGGGGCTAGGGCAGATGACCAAAGGTGGGGATCTGAGGAACTGGTTTTAGGAGGCATGTGAAATTGAAAGGGCAGGCTGTTCAGAAGGCGATGTGCCAGCCTAAAGCAAAGGGGACTTTTGAGAGCTAAGAGTGTGAGTTCTGAAGTCACTTAGACTTGGATTTGAATCTCAGTGTCTTTGTTtaacagctgtgtgatcttgagaaagTTACTAAACCAAGTTTCCACTTTCCACAATGACATGGGGAAAACAATACACCAAACTGTTGTGATGTATAATTGAAATAATGCATATAAACCTTTTAGAAGAGTTGCTTAGCTCAGAGTAAGCCTCCCTAAACATGTTGGTGGCTGGCATTACTATTATTGTTACTAAGAAAGTCACATAAAGGAATCAAGTACAAGTCCTTTGGTAGAGATCAGGAGAAAGGAGTGAGAGATTGGAGAGGAGGAAGTCTAGATGAGAAATGCTCTGGGCATCACTTGTTGGTGACTTTCAATCCACCTATCTTTGCCTTGTATACTCCCAAGTGCAAAAAGGAGGAACTAAATTGAGTAATATTTTCTACATAGAAGATAATAAAAAAGTGGTTGACTTTCAAACTCAATGCTTaaagtttactttttattgaagtatggctgGTTTACAATATtaaattagtttcagatgtacaacgaagtgattcaatatttttatactttattgcATTTAAAGTTACTGTAAACTAATGGCTatgtttccctgtgctgtactacACATCCTTGTTACCTATTCATTTCATACGTAGCGGTTGGTGTCTTTTAATCCCCTACCCTTATCttgccttccctcctttcctctctgtgGTAGTaatcactggtttgttctctatatctgtgagcctgtGAAAGTCTAAAATTTGTGTTAAATTACAATAGAGATAATAGAGTTTACCAAAGggacagaagaaggaaaatagaccccaaataataaaaaaagaacttgaTATCAGCTAGCTTCATATAGAAATGAGGTAAAGAATGAGGAGGGGgcaaaggaagagggaaagaggCAGGTGCAGTCACCCAGCCATGCAGAGAAGGGAGGATTTCCCATCCCGGGTGGGGAgcattcaggggcttccctctGGGATCCCaaacaacttatttttaaaattgaaaaagggTAATAGCATTTGtatcaaaacatttttctctCAGAGTTTTCTGCATGGCAGCCTTTACCTCCTTATTCCTCAAGCTGTAGATcagggggttcagcatggggatcACTGTGGTGTAGAACACGGAGGCCACGTTCTCCTGGGCCAGGGAACTGGCCGTGGAGGGTTTCAAGTACATGAAGGCGGTTGTTCCATAGAAAATCCCCACAGCTGCAAAGTGTGAGCTGCACGTGCTGAAGGCTTTGGCCCTTCCCCCTGTGGTGCTGATGTGGAAGATACTGGACAGGATGAAGGCATAGGAAATTAGGACTGTTAAGCTGGTGACTACAATGTCGAATCCAGCCAGAACAAAGACTGTCATCTCAGTGTCATAGGTGCTAGAGCAAGAGAGCGTCATGAGGGGGAGGATGTCACAGAAGTAATGACTGATAAGGAAATCACAATAGGACAGTTTCAACATGAGGCCAGTCTCTATGGTTGAACCAATGAATCCTATGGCATAGACCCCAGCCACTAGCAGGGAGCAGACTCGATGAGACATGATGATGTTGTAAAACAAAGGTCTGCAGATGgcaacatagcggtcataggccatcacggtCAGCATGTAGCACTCAGCAATGACAAACACCAGGAAGAAGTAGAGCTGGGACATGCACCCTGCATAGGAGATGGTGTTCTTCTCGGACACAAAGTTCACCAGCATCTTAGGGGTGATGACAGAGGAGTAGCAGAGATCCACGAAGGACAGGTTGCTGAGGAaatagtacatgggggtgtgaagGTGGGCATTCAGACAAATCAGTGTTATCATGCCCAGGTTCCCTACCATGGTGACAGAGTAGATcccaaggaagaggaagaagagggggagCTGGAGCTCTGGTCGATTTGTTAAACCTCCAAGAATGAACTCTGTCACTGTGGAGTGATTTTCTGCAACCATTCTCCTCTGGTTAGGTGTCCTGTGGGGACAGAAACGAAGATCTCTGTGAAAGCCCACATCATGCTTTGTTTGATCAAACTAGTTTGTGCATCTCAGGCCAGCTGAGTGATCCTGGGATCCTTCCTGATGAATGCTCCTTTATCCTgctgttttttttggggggggaaggAAGACCAGACGCTAGGTATCTCAAAGATCATGGAGatgagaggaaaagggggcgagatctagaacttttgcaacattCATGTTTCTGAAATATCTTAGAGTAGTGAGTTTTAAAGTCTAGTCCCTGGGCCAGCATCATTGGCATCACTTGAagacatcagatatgcagattctcaggcctcACCCCAGACCTACCAAGGTAGGAACTCTGGGATGGGACGCAGTGATTTGTGTATCATACTGTCTCCAGGAAAGGCTGATGCAGGCTCAAACCTGAAAACTTCAATCCTGTAGGTAATAAGCATAGAATTCATATTTTGTAGTTGGAGATGTATTTGCTTCAGAAATGAAATTTCCCTGTGGTATGCAAGTCttaagtattcatttattttgaactTATGAATACTTATCTCAAATTGATGCAATACTAGGGTGAAATGGTTACTATATCTGTATCTTTTAGTTACAGGTCAATTTCTGTAACTGAAAGATGAAGATATTAATAATAGTGATACTAATTCCAAAGTTGATTGTAAAAGTAGTATGGGATATCGCAtagttagaaatattttttcaagaagTTAGCTCCTATAAAAATGTGAGTTGTCATTGTGTGTCTGGAATTTGTTCTTAGATTTTTATCATATCGTGCCCAAGGCAATTGTTCTCAACATTTCTTGTATTTATAATCACCTGGAGCATTTAAAAAGTATTGATGGTTGCTTTCCACTCACAGAGGTTCCCATTAAAATATATCTGTCATGAAGCCTGGGCTGTGGTACCTTCTATAGTCTAGAGTAAGTtctcaatattattattattattttta
Above is a genomic segment from Cervus elaphus chromosome 2, mCerEla1.1, whole genome shotgun sequence containing:
- the LOC122706291 gene encoding olfactory receptor 151-like, producing MVAENHSTVTEFILGGLTNRPELQLPLFFLFLGIYSVTMVGNLGMITLICLNAHLHTPMYYFLSNLSFVDLCYSSVITPKMLVNFVSEKNTISYAGCMSQLYFFLVFVIAECYMLTVMAYDRYVAICRPLFYNIIMSHRVCSLLVAGVYAIGFIGSTIETGLMLKLSYCDFLISHYFCDILPLMTLSCSSTYDTEMTVFVLAGFDIVVTSLTVLISYAFILSSIFHISTTGGRAKAFSTCSSHFAAVGIFYGTTAFMYLKPSTASSLAQENVASVFYTTVIPMLNPLIYSLRNKEVKAAMQKTLREKCFDTNAITLFQF